A window from Tenacibaculum singaporense encodes these proteins:
- a CDS encoding thioredoxin family protein: MKKIVYLFVALLIISCASTPKNLATKNENGNLVGIATKKDFQQEPYGSEWFNDFYSYYETDKVTVEKLKPYLKDIKIKGFMGTWCGDSKREIPNFYKILDEAKFDYKNLELVTVNRQKKANGLEEGFNVIRVPTFIFYKDGKEVGRFVEHAVEDSSVEEDFLKILSGQEYKHPYQK; this comes from the coding sequence ATTTCTTGTGCATCGACACCAAAAAATCTTGCCACTAAAAACGAGAATGGGAATTTAGTTGGTATTGCTACTAAAAAAGACTTTCAACAAGAACCATACGGAAGTGAGTGGTTCAACGATTTTTATTCATATTACGAAACAGATAAAGTTACCGTAGAAAAACTAAAACCATATTTAAAAGACATAAAAATAAAAGGTTTTATGGGAACTTGGTGTGGAGATAGTAAAAGAGAAATTCCTAATTTTTATAAAATTTTAGACGAAGCCAAATTCGATTATAAAAACCTTGAATTAGTCACAGTAAACCGTCAGAAAAAAGCCAATGGTTTAGAAGAAGGTTTCAATGTAATTCGAGTTCCAACCTTCATTTTTTATAAAGACGGAAAAGAAGTTGGTCGTTTTGTAGAACACGCTGTTGAAGATAGCTCAGTTGAAGAAGATTTCTTAAAAATACTATCTGGTCAAGAATACAAACATCCATATCAAAAATAA
- the map gene encoding type I methionyl aminopeptidase — translation MIKPKTREEIELMRESALVVSKTLGMLAKEVKPGVTTLQLDKLAEDFIREQGAIPGFLGLYDFPNTLCMSPNSQVVHGIPNNTPLQEGDIISIDCGAIKNDFYGDHAYTFAVGEITPETQKLLDITKESLYVGIRELKVGNRVGDVGFAIQNFTEKHGYGVVRELVGHGLGRKMHEDPEMPNYGRRGRGKKFIEGMVVAIEPMTNMGTHKIRQHSDGWTITTLDGKPSAHFEHDVAIVDGKPELLSTFKYIYDALGIESNEEDEFRQQPLVI, via the coding sequence ATGATTAAACCAAAAACTAGAGAAGAAATTGAATTAATGCGCGAAAGTGCTTTAGTAGTATCAAAAACCTTAGGTATGCTCGCCAAAGAAGTAAAACCTGGTGTTACTACATTGCAACTTGATAAACTTGCTGAAGATTTTATTCGTGAGCAAGGAGCTATTCCTGGTTTTTTAGGTCTATATGATTTCCCTAATACACTTTGTATGAGCCCAAACTCACAAGTAGTTCATGGAATTCCAAATAACACACCTTTACAAGAAGGTGACATCATCTCTATTGATTGTGGTGCTATAAAAAATGATTTTTACGGAGATCACGCTTACACGTTTGCTGTAGGTGAAATTACTCCTGAAACTCAAAAACTACTTGATATCACTAAAGAAAGTTTATATGTAGGTATTCGTGAACTTAAAGTAGGAAATCGTGTTGGTGATGTAGGTTTTGCTATTCAAAACTTTACTGAAAAACATGGTTACGGTGTTGTTCGTGAACTAGTAGGGCACGGTTTAGGTCGTAAGATGCACGAAGACCCAGAAATGCCTAACTACGGACGTAGAGGTCGTGGTAAAAAATTTATTGAAGGTATGGTAGTTGCTATTGAACCTATGACCAATATGGGAACTCATAAAATCCGTCAACACAGTGATGGATGGACAATTACCACTTTAGATGGTAAACCATCAGCACACTTTGAACATGATGTAGCCATAGTTGATGGTAAACCAGAGTTACTATCTACCTTTAAGTATATATACGATGCTTTGGGTATTGAAAGTAATGAAGAAGATGAATTTAGACAACAACCATTAGTTATATAA
- a CDS encoding class I SAM-dependent methyltransferase, whose product MSLFKAILNTIPRPILIKASYWARPIITWWLKGDNFTDPIDGKSFKKFLPYGYGIQRKNALSPSTLSLERHRLMWLFLQQESNFFSSNEKLKVLHIAPEQCFLDLFRKQQNLEYTTSDLESPIADVKADICDLPFEDNSFDVVFCNHVLEHIPDDTKAMQELYRVMKVGGFGIFQIPQDLSREVTFEDNSITDPKERAKIFGQYDHVRVYGRDYFNKLRSVGFKVDEVDYTKKIAPEKLERFALMKGEILPVCYKN is encoded by the coding sequence GTGTCTTTATTTAAAGCGATCCTTAATACTATTCCTAGACCTATATTAATCAAAGCCAGTTATTGGGCTCGCCCCATTATTACCTGGTGGTTAAAAGGAGATAACTTTACAGATCCGATTGACGGAAAATCATTCAAGAAGTTTTTACCTTACGGATATGGGATTCAACGTAAAAACGCACTTTCTCCTTCCACCCTTTCACTAGAAAGACATCGTTTAATGTGGCTTTTTTTACAACAGGAAAGCAACTTTTTTTCTTCAAATGAAAAGTTAAAAGTATTACATATAGCTCCTGAGCAATGTTTTTTAGATCTTTTTAGAAAACAGCAAAATTTAGAGTACACAACATCCGATTTAGAATCACCTATAGCAGATGTAAAAGCAGATATTTGCGACCTTCCTTTTGAAGACAACTCTTTTGATGTAGTGTTTTGTAATCATGTACTGGAACATATCCCTGACGACACAAAGGCGATGCAAGAATTGTATCGAGTAATGAAAGTTGGTGGATTTGGTATTTTTCAAATTCCGCAGGATTTATCAAGAGAAGTTACTTTTGAAGATAATTCTATTACCGACCCTAAAGAACGTGCAAAAATATTTGGTCAGTACGACCATGTACGTGTGTACGGTCGTGATTATTTTAATAAACTACGTTCTGTAGGATTTAAAGTTGATGAAGTAGACTACACAAAAAAAATCGCTCCAGAAAAACTAGAACGATTTGCTTTAATGAAAGGCGAAATTTTGCCTGTATGTTATAAAAACTAG
- a CDS encoding FAD:protein FMN transferase: MIKRITLLVLSLLLVIACKEEKKENITKLQGAVFGTTYHITYLNKADYQKPIDSLFNLVNKSLSTYMPTSDISKINQGDTTVIVDDMFVEVFEKAKRIYKETDGYFDPTIGRLIDAYGFGSGKEKKDLTSEEIAALMENVGFDKVVLKNRKVYRDSENIEFNVNAFAKGYGVDVVGRFLESKNIDDYIVEIGGEIRARGTKDGKLWKVAIEKPNIDGTRSVQKIIELDNESMATSGNYRKYKVNTEGKKIVHTVNAKTGLAEESNLLSVSVRLKGDCADVDAYATAFLAMGLEKTKEFLKEHPELKVVLLYHNEAGELAEFVN, from the coding sequence ATGATTAAAAGGATAACGCTTTTAGTACTTTCATTATTGTTAGTGATAGCCTGTAAAGAAGAAAAAAAAGAAAACATAACTAAATTGCAAGGAGCTGTTTTCGGAACTACATATCATATAACTTATTTGAATAAGGCTGACTATCAAAAACCTATTGATAGTTTGTTTAATTTGGTAAACAAATCATTGTCAACATACATGCCTACTTCTGATATTTCAAAAATTAACCAAGGAGACACCACTGTAATCGTTGATGATATGTTTGTAGAGGTTTTTGAAAAGGCTAAAAGAATTTACAAGGAAACTGATGGTTATTTTGATCCGACTATTGGTAGATTGATAGATGCTTACGGCTTTGGCTCAGGGAAAGAAAAGAAAGATTTGACCTCTGAAGAAATAGCGGCTTTGATGGAGAATGTAGGATTTGATAAAGTTGTGTTAAAAAACAGAAAAGTTTATAGAGATAGTGAAAATATAGAGTTTAACGTTAATGCTTTTGCTAAAGGTTATGGAGTAGATGTTGTTGGGAGGTTTTTAGAATCGAAAAACATTGATGATTACATAGTAGAAATAGGAGGAGAGATTAGAGCTAGAGGAACAAAAGACGGAAAGCTTTGGAAAGTAGCGATTGAAAAGCCAAATATTGATGGAACACGTTCTGTTCAAAAAATAATTGAGTTGGATAATGAATCTATGGCAACTTCAGGGAATTATAGAAAGTACAAGGTAAATACTGAAGGAAAAAAGATAGTACACACGGTAAATGCCAAAACAGGACTAGCAGAAGAGAGCAATTTGTTAAGTGTGTCAGTTCGATTAAAAGGTGACTGTGCCGATGTAGATGCCTATGCAACGGCTTTTTTAGCAATGGGTTTAGAAAAAACAAAAGAGTTTCTAAAAGAACATCCAGAGCTTAAAGTAGTGTTGTTATATCATAATGAAGCAGGAGAACTAGCAGAATTTGTAAACTAG
- a CDS encoding OmpA/MotB family protein yields MRKIFLFLTASILLASCASTKELEAIKAKHEQTKEELLAVKANLTKCLVEKENCEDKAFSLESRVTELKKDKENTLQQVENLTVLTQGANDNIKETLAQLSKKDKYINKIREAASKKDSLNLVVAFHLKRELQDGIDDEDIEVNVEKTVVFISISDKLLFKSGSYTINDKASKVLEKVATVVNGQPQMDVMVEGHTDNTPVAAGSALKDNWGLSVLRSTAIVRELQEKYNVAPERLIAAGRSSYVPLVENNSPANKAKNRRTKIIILPRLNQFFDLLDQKVE; encoded by the coding sequence ATGAGAAAAATATTTTTATTCCTTACAGCTTCAATTTTACTAGCATCTTGTGCTTCAACAAAAGAGTTAGAAGCTATTAAAGCTAAACACGAACAGACGAAAGAAGAGTTATTAGCTGTAAAAGCTAACCTAACAAAATGTTTAGTTGAAAAAGAAAATTGTGAAGACAAAGCATTTTCTTTAGAGTCTAGAGTAACAGAATTAAAGAAAGATAAAGAAAATACTTTACAACAAGTTGAGAATTTAACTGTATTAACTCAAGGTGCTAATGACAACATTAAAGAAACATTAGCTCAATTAAGCAAAAAAGATAAGTACATCAACAAAATTAGAGAAGCTGCTTCTAAAAAAGATTCTTTAAACTTAGTAGTTGCTTTTCACTTAAAAAGAGAATTGCAAGACGGTATTGATGACGAAGATATTGAAGTAAATGTTGAAAAAACAGTAGTATTTATTTCAATTTCTGACAAGCTATTATTTAAAAGCGGAAGCTATACTATCAATGACAAAGCATCTAAAGTGTTAGAAAAAGTTGCAACTGTAGTTAACGGACAACCTCAAATGGATGTAATGGTAGAAGGACACACTGACAACACTCCTGTTGCTGCTGGATCTGCCTTAAAAGACAACTGGGGATTAAGTGTTTTACGTTCAACAGCTATCGTTCGTGAGTTACAAGAAAAGTATAATGTTGCTCCTGAAAGATTAATCGCAGCTGGTAGAAGTAGTTATGTTCCTTTAGTAGAAAACAACAGCCCTGCTAACAAAGCAAAAAATAGACGTACAAAAATTATCATTTTACCAAGATTAAATCAGTTCTTTGATTTATTAGATCAAAAAGTGGAGTAA
- the rplM gene encoding 50S ribosomal protein L13, translating to MNTLSYKTVSANKATVNKEWVLVDADGQTLGRLASKVAKLIRGKYKPNYTPHVDCGDNVVIINAEKINLTGNKWADKSYIRHTGYPGGQRSLTATEMFEKDPTRLIEKAVKGMLPKNRLGSALFKNLYVYAGTEHGQEAQKPKTINLNDLK from the coding sequence ATGAACACATTAAGTTACAAAACAGTATCAGCTAATAAAGCTACCGTAAACAAAGAGTGGGTTTTAGTTGATGCGGACGGGCAAACATTGGGTCGTCTAGCTTCTAAAGTTGCAAAACTTATTAGAGGTAAGTACAAGCCAAATTACACTCCTCACGTAGATTGTGGAGACAACGTTGTTATTATCAACGCTGAAAAAATCAACTTAACTGGTAACAAGTGGGCAGACAAGTCTTATATCCGTCACACAGGTTATCCAGGAGGTCAAAGATCATTAACTGCTACAGAGATGTTCGAAAAAGATCCTACAAGATTAATCGAAAAAGCAGTAAAAGGTATGTTACCTAAAAATCGTTTAGGTAGCGCGTTATTCAAAAATTTATATGTTTACGCAGGTACAGAGCATGGTCAAGAAGCTCAAAAACCTAAAACTATTAACCTTAACGATCTTAAATAA
- the rpsI gene encoding 30S ribosomal protein S9: protein METVHKIGRRKTAVARVYVSQGSGNITINKREFKNYFTTPTLQYKVQQPLMLTENLEAYDVKVNVYGGGVTGQAEAIRLAITRALVAINEENKAVLKPEGLLTRDPRMVERKKFGQKKARKKFQFSKR from the coding sequence ATGGAAACTGTACACAAAATAGGTAGAAGAAAAACAGCTGTTGCTCGTGTTTATGTTTCTCAAGGAAGTGGAAACATCACTATCAACAAAAGAGAGTTTAAAAACTATTTCACTACACCAACTTTACAATACAAAGTTCAACAACCTTTAATGTTAACTGAAAACTTAGAGGCTTACGATGTAAAAGTAAACGTATACGGTGGTGGTGTTACTGGTCAAGCTGAAGCTATTCGTTTAGCAATTACTAGAGCATTAGTAGCTATTAACGAAGAAAACAAAGCTGTATTAAAGCCAGAAGGATTATTAACTCGTGATCCAAGAATGGTTGAACGTAAGAAATTCGGTCAGAAGAAAGCACGTAAGAAATTCCAGTTCTCTAAACGTTAA
- the rpsB gene encoding 30S ribosomal protein S2 yields MANIQELLESGVHFGHLTRKWNPNMAPYIYTERNGVHIIDLYKTSAKIDEASAALQKIANSGRKILFVATKKQAKDIVAEKAKAVNMPYITERWPGGMLTNFVTIRKAVKKMTSIDRMKTDGSFDALSKREKLQITRQREKLEKNLGSISDMTRLPGALFVIDVKKEHIAVAEAQKLNIPIFAMVDTNSDPRPIDFVIPANDDASKSIDKVLSYVTDAIAEGLTERKADKEKAKAEKTADAPAKEEAK; encoded by the coding sequence ATGGCAAACATTCAAGAATTATTAGAAAGTGGTGTTCACTTTGGACACTTAACTAGAAAGTGGAACCCTAACATGGCTCCATACATTTATACAGAGCGTAATGGTGTTCACATCATCGATTTGTACAAAACTTCAGCTAAAATTGACGAGGCTTCTGCTGCGTTACAAAAAATAGCTAACTCAGGACGTAAAATCTTATTCGTTGCTACTAAAAAGCAAGCTAAAGATATCGTTGCTGAAAAAGCTAAAGCTGTAAACATGCCTTACATTACTGAGCGTTGGCCAGGTGGTATGTTAACAAACTTCGTTACTATTCGTAAAGCCGTTAAGAAAATGACTTCTATTGATAGAATGAAGACTGATGGTTCTTTTGATGCATTATCTAAAAGAGAAAAATTACAAATTACTCGTCAACGTGAAAAATTAGAAAAGAACTTAGGTTCAATTTCTGATATGACTCGTTTACCAGGAGCTTTATTTGTAATTGATGTAAAGAAAGAACACATTGCTGTTGCTGAAGCACAAAAATTAAACATTCCAATCTTTGCAATGGTTGATACAAACTCGGACCCAAGACCAATCGACTTTGTAATTCCTGCAAATGATGATGCTTCTAAATCTATCGATAAAGTATTATCGTATGTAACTGATGCAATTGCTGAAGGCTTAACAGAAAGAAAAGCTGATAAGGAAAAAGCTAAAGCTGAAAAAACAGCTGACGCTCCAGCAAAAGAAGAAGCAAAATAA
- the tsf gene encoding translation elongation factor Ts, translated as MSVKISAADVKKLRETTGAGMMDCKKALVEAEGDFDKAIEILRKKGQKIAAKRADRESTEGVAITKISDDNTYGVAIVLACETDFVAKNDSFKALAQEFVDIAFNHKTKEEFLAADFGGVTVAEKLIEQTGVIGEKIDITAFERIEAPYVGAYTHVGKIAAMVGLTAAVDNAAELTKDLAMQAASMGATSLSYKDFDPAYVASETEARIAAIKKDNEELVRLGKTLKNVPQFVSRLQLTDEALAKAEEEAKEQLKAEGKPEQIWDKILPGKMERFISDNTTLDQEQCLLDQKFIKDEKKTVAEYVSSYGDVEVKNFVRVTLG; from the coding sequence ATGTCAGTAAAAATTAGCGCTGCAGACGTAAAGAAATTAAGAGAAACTACCGGAGCTGGTATGATGGATTGTAAAAAAGCATTAGTAGAAGCTGAAGGTGATTTTGATAAAGCTATTGAAATTTTACGTAAAAAAGGACAAAAGATTGCTGCTAAAAGAGCAGATCGTGAGTCTACTGAAGGTGTGGCAATCACTAAAATTAGCGATGACAACACATATGGTGTTGCTATCGTATTAGCATGTGAAACAGATTTCGTAGCTAAAAACGATTCATTCAAAGCATTAGCGCAAGAATTTGTTGACATCGCTTTTAACCACAAAACAAAAGAAGAGTTCTTAGCTGCTGATTTTGGTGGTGTAACTGTTGCTGAAAAATTAATCGAGCAAACAGGAGTTATCGGTGAAAAAATCGATATCACTGCTTTCGAAAGAATTGAAGCACCATACGTAGGAGCTTATACTCACGTTGGTAAAATTGCTGCAATGGTAGGTTTAACTGCTGCTGTAGATAATGCTGCTGAGTTAACTAAAGACTTAGCTATGCAAGCTGCTTCAATGGGAGCAACTTCTTTATCTTACAAAGATTTTGATCCTGCTTATGTAGCTTCTGAAACTGAAGCTAGAATTGCTGCGATTAAAAAAGACAACGAAGAATTAGTACGTTTAGGTAAAACTTTAAAGAACGTTCCTCAATTCGTTTCTCGTTTACAATTAACTGATGAAGCTTTAGCGAAAGCTGAAGAAGAAGCCAAAGAGCAATTAAAAGCTGAAGGTAAACCAGAACAAATCTGGGACAAAATCTTACCAGGTAAAATGGAAAGATTTATCTCTGACAATACTACTTTAGATCAAGAACAATGTTTATTAGATCAAAAGTTTATTAAAGACGAAAAGAAAACCGTTGCAGAATACGTTTCTTCTTACGGTGACGTTGAAGTTAAAAACTTCGTAAGAGTTACTTTAGGATAA
- a CDS encoding RDD family protein: protein MTREEHLKFCKICNNQKFDSQKGIICGLRNSIADFKDTCESFDENTQLKEKLLAKNSQNELSSQIASQGTRFANYLLDRIFILIISFFLGFILTLLLTIISPNSAGYFEQMGKLEEFVWGFIIGMFYYSFFEALTGRSIAKFITGTKVVDENGNKPTFDAILLRSLCRYIPFNAFSFLGSDAVGWHDSFSKTRVIKIKQ from the coding sequence ATGACAAGAGAAGAACATTTAAAATTTTGTAAAATTTGTAATAATCAAAAATTTGATAGTCAAAAAGGAATTATTTGTGGACTAAGGAACTCTATTGCAGACTTTAAAGATACTTGTGAATCATTCGACGAAAACACGCAGCTAAAAGAAAAACTTTTAGCAAAAAATAGTCAAAACGAATTAAGCAGTCAAATTGCTAGTCAAGGTACACGCTTTGCCAACTATCTTCTTGACAGAATATTTATATTAATAATCAGCTTTTTCTTAGGCTTTATACTTACTCTTCTCCTTACTATTATTTCTCCTAACTCTGCTGGGTATTTTGAGCAAATGGGAAAACTGGAAGAATTTGTATGGGGATTTATCATAGGAATGTTCTACTACTCTTTTTTTGAAGCTTTAACTGGTAGATCGATTGCTAAGTTTATAACAGGAACAAAAGTTGTTGATGAAAACGGTAACAAACCTACATTTGACGCAATACTATTAAGATCATTATGTAGATATATCCCTTTTAATGCTTTCTCATTTTTAGGATCTGATGCTGTTGGTTGGCATGATTCTTTTTCAAAAACCCGTGTCATTAAAATTAAGCAATAA
- the pyrH gene encoding UMP kinase has protein sequence MQYKRILLKLSGEALMGERQYGIDPNRLKEYAQEIKQVIDKGVEVAIVIGGGNIFRGVAGASQGMDRVQGDHMGMLATCINGLALQSALEDQGIHTRLQTAIEIKEIAEPYIKRRANRHLEKGRVVIFGGGTGNPYFTTDTAAVLRAIEINADAILKGTRVDGIYTADPEKDKDAVKYENITFKDVIEKGLKVMDMTAFTLSEENKLPIIVFDMNKQGNLLKLVSGENIGTIVDNE, from the coding sequence ATGCAATACAAAAGAATTCTTTTAAAATTAAGTGGTGAAGCACTAATGGGTGAACGTCAATATGGAATTGACCCAAACAGACTTAAAGAGTATGCCCAAGAGATAAAACAAGTTATAGATAAAGGAGTAGAGGTAGCCATTGTAATTGGTGGTGGAAATATTTTTAGAGGAGTTGCTGGTGCTAGTCAAGGTATGGACCGTGTACAAGGTGACCATATGGGAATGTTAGCTACTTGTATTAATGGATTGGCTTTACAAAGTGCCTTAGAAGATCAAGGAATTCACACTCGTTTACAAACTGCTATTGAAATTAAAGAAATTGCAGAACCTTATATTAAGCGTCGTGCTAATCGTCACTTAGAGAAGGGACGCGTAGTAATTTTTGGTGGAGGAACAGGAAATCCGTATTTTACAACAGATACAGCTGCAGTTTTAAGAGCTATTGAAATAAATGCAGACGCTATTTTGAAAGGTACACGTGTTGACGGTATTTATACAGCTGATCCTGAAAAAGATAAAGACGCTGTTAAGTATGAAAACATTACCTTTAAAGACGTTATTGAAAAAGGCTTAAAAGTAATGGATATGACAGCCTTTACCTTGAGCGAAGAAAACAAATTACCAATTATTGTTTTTGACATGAACAAACAAGGAAATCTTTTAAAACTTGTTTCTGGAGAAAATATTGGAACAATAGTTGATAACGAATAA
- the frr gene encoding ribosome recycling factor — MNEEIDFILDSTKEAMDKAISHLEKELVGIRAGRATPAMLSTIMVDYYGSQTPLSQVANVNTPDARTISVQPWEKNMLQEIEKAIMLANIGFNPMNNGENIIINVPPLTEERRKGLAKQAKAEAEHAKVGVRNARKDANNEIKKVDISDDMKKNAEADVQKLTDDYVKIIDEKYAVKEKEIMTV, encoded by the coding sequence ATGAACGAAGAGATTGATTTTATTTTAGATTCGACTAAAGAGGCAATGGATAAAGCTATTAGCCACTTAGAAAAAGAATTAGTAGGTATTAGAGCTGGTAGAGCTACTCCTGCTATGTTAAGTACAATTATGGTAGATTACTACGGTTCTCAAACACCATTATCACAAGTAGCAAATGTAAATACTCCTGATGCTAGAACCATATCTGTTCAACCATGGGAAAAAAATATGTTACAGGAAATCGAAAAAGCAATTATGCTTGCCAATATCGGTTTCAATCCAATGAATAATGGGGAAAACATTATAATTAATGTGCCACCATTAACAGAAGAGCGTCGTAAAGGGTTAGCAAAACAAGCAAAAGCAGAAGCTGAACACGCTAAAGTAGGTGTTCGTAATGCTCGTAAAGATGCTAACAATGAAATTAAAAAAGTTGATATTTCTGACGATATGAAGAAAAATGCTGAAGCTGATGTTCAAAAACTAACTGATGATTACGTAAAAATAATCGACGAAAAGTATGCTGTTAAAGAAAAAGAAATTATGACTGTATAA